From one Gracilibacillus salinarum genomic stretch:
- a CDS encoding formyltransferase family protein: MKKKIAFATCVQLGLSCIEEIYRISGKVDLIITLKDEKAKDKSGRVYLDDFASEHYIPLLKIDNINDQEVLSALKKNQIDWLFIIGWSQIAKKEVLETPSHGCIGMHPTLLPIGRGRAAIPWTIIKGLDETGVTMFKLDEGVDTGDIIGQGVIKLDQNTTATQLYQIVDDMHIKLIEKYWKDIVTNNITLKKQNEIEASEWPGRKPEDGEILSSMTMDDADKLVRAVTHPYPGAFHKVEDKVYRIWSAKTNKDEGSIKLVDGYLIPIDYEIEV; the protein is encoded by the coding sequence TTGAAGAAGAAAATTGCATTTGCAACTTGCGTTCAATTAGGGCTTAGTTGTATTGAAGAGATCTATCGTATTAGCGGCAAAGTAGATTTAATTATTACCCTTAAAGATGAAAAAGCAAAAGATAAGTCTGGAAGAGTTTATTTAGATGATTTTGCAAGTGAACATTATATACCTCTATTAAAGATTGATAATATCAACGATCAGGAGGTTCTTTCCGCATTAAAGAAAAACCAGATTGATTGGCTGTTTATTATTGGCTGGTCGCAAATTGCAAAAAAAGAAGTCCTTGAAACTCCTTCGCATGGTTGTATCGGTATGCATCCGACTCTATTACCAATTGGTAGAGGACGGGCAGCAATACCATGGACAATTATCAAGGGTTTAGATGAAACAGGCGTAACTATGTTTAAGCTAGATGAAGGTGTCGATACTGGTGATATTATTGGTCAAGGGGTTATCAAATTAGATCAGAACACAACTGCAACCCAACTTTATCAAATTGTTGATGATATGCATATTAAATTAATTGAAAAGTATTGGAAAGACATCGTCACTAACAATATAACACTTAAGAAACAAAATGAAATAGAAGCTTCAGAATGGCCTGGTAGAAAGCCTGAAGATGGGGAAATTTTAAGCAGTATGACTATGGACGATGCAGATAAGTTAGTAAGAGCAGTTACACATCCTTATCCAGGTGCTTTCCATAAAGTTGAAGATAAAGTATACCGAATTTGGTCTGCTAAAACAAATAAAGACGAAGGATCTATAAAACTTGTTGATGGGTATTTAATTCCTATCGATTATGAGATAGAGGTATAG
- a CDS encoding polysaccharide biosynthesis protein has translation MGYKQRILLLVLLDSIIVSTAIFIASWVVYPNYSLQKAEVVAVSSIALLLFHHLFAFIYKLYHKVWAYASVGELIAIVKAITFTIVATGIVQFLFNDFTIYKRALIVTWLLHIMLIGGSRFVWRVYRDRFMHDKKNKQRTLIVGAGSAGAMIARQLKNEQHHNDLLPVAFVDDDMAKHKMQLYDIPVAGHTKEIPDIVSELEIDHIVIAIPSLTNGALSELVTICNSTNKRVQMVPKIEDIVSGKISVSSLKNVDVEDVLGREPVELDINSISEYVTDNTVMVTGAGGSIGSEICRQLMRFTPRKILLVGHGEFSIYSIDMELRNKYKDTAIEIIPIIADVQDRERIFEIVQEHNPRIIYHAAAHKHVPLMEYNPHEAVKNNIIGTKNVADAADAFGIHTFVLVSTDKSVNPTNVMGATKRVAEMIVQTLAKTSKTKFVAVRFGNVLGSRGSVIPLFKKQIEQGGPVTVTHPEMTRYFMTIPEASRLVIQAGTLAHGGEIFVLDMGEPVKIVDLAKNLIKLSGYTENEIIISYSGIRPGEKMYEELLGENEVHPEAIYEKIYVGKTVNVEENQLWDLISHFTEHDKEQLKDHLMRIVYAERIKRVGVAK, from the coding sequence ATGGGTTATAAGCAACGGATATTATTATTAGTTTTATTAGATTCAATCATCGTAAGTACTGCCATTTTTATCGCTTCCTGGGTTGTTTATCCGAATTATTCCTTGCAGAAGGCAGAAGTAGTGGCAGTATCATCAATCGCGCTGCTTCTCTTCCATCACTTGTTCGCCTTTATCTACAAGCTGTATCACAAGGTATGGGCATATGCGAGTGTGGGAGAATTAATTGCTATTGTAAAAGCGATCACATTTACGATTGTAGCAACAGGAATTGTTCAGTTCTTATTTAATGATTTTACGATTTATAAACGAGCACTTATTGTCACATGGTTATTACATATAATGCTTATCGGCGGCTCGCGGTTTGTCTGGAGAGTCTACCGGGACCGTTTCATGCATGATAAGAAGAATAAACAACGAACATTAATTGTCGGTGCAGGGTCAGCAGGTGCGATGATTGCAAGGCAATTAAAGAATGAACAGCATCATAACGATCTATTACCAGTAGCCTTTGTCGACGACGATATGGCCAAGCATAAAATGCAATTATACGATATTCCGGTTGCAGGACACACGAAAGAAATTCCTGATATCGTAAGTGAACTAGAAATTGATCACATTGTCATCGCGATTCCGTCATTAACGAATGGTGCTTTATCTGAACTGGTTACTATTTGTAACAGTACGAATAAACGAGTACAAATGGTACCGAAGATAGAGGATATTGTCTCCGGCAAAATTTCAGTTAGTTCTTTGAAGAATGTTGATGTGGAAGATGTGCTTGGTAGAGAGCCTGTCGAATTAGATATCAATTCGATTTCAGAATATGTCACTGATAATACCGTGATGGTAACAGGGGCCGGAGGTTCAATCGGCTCTGAAATTTGCAGGCAGTTAATGCGATTTACTCCGAGAAAAATTCTATTAGTCGGACACGGTGAGTTTAGTATTTATTCGATTGACATGGAACTGCGAAATAAATACAAAGATACAGCTATTGAAATTATACCTATTATTGCAGATGTACAAGACCGTGAACGAATATTCGAAATTGTCCAGGAGCATAATCCGAGAATTATCTATCATGCAGCAGCACACAAACATGTTCCGTTAATGGAATACAACCCACACGAAGCAGTCAAGAACAATATCATTGGTACGAAGAACGTAGCGGATGCGGCAGATGCTTTCGGCATTCATACTTTTGTTTTAGTTTCTACAGATAAATCTGTTAATCCGACCAATGTGATGGGCGCAACGAAGCGTGTGGCAGAGATGATCGTACAAACTCTTGCTAAGACAAGTAAAACGAAATTTGTTGCTGTACGATTCGGTAATGTGCTTGGAAGTCGTGGCAGTGTTATTCCCTTGTTTAAGAAACAGATTGAACAGGGTGGGCCGGTTACAGTGACCCATCCTGAGATGACTAGGTATTTTATGACGATACCGGAAGCTTCTAGGCTTGTGATTCAGGCGGGGACTTTAGCTCATGGTGGAGAGATTTTTGTGCTGGACATGGGTGAGCCTGTTAAGATTGTTGATTTGGCTAAGAATTTGATTAAGCTTTCAGGTTATACAGAAAACGAAATTATAATAAGCTATTCCGGAATCCGACCAGGCGAGAAAATGTATGAAGAATTACTTGGAGAAAATGAAGTTCATCCGGAAGCGATATATGAAAAAATTTATGTTGGCAAAACAGTCAATGTTGAAGAAAATCAATTGTGGGATTTAATTAGTCATTTTACAGAACACGATAAAGAGCAATTGAAGGATCATTTAATGAGGATCGTATATGCGGAGCGAATCAAGAGGGTAGGAGTAGCGAAATAA
- a CDS encoding sugar transferase, whose translation MIDKTFQKLIKRFCDIVVSLIVLIPFLPIWFFIAIIIKATSSGPVFFLQDRPGLNKEIFKVYKFRTMKPGSEKMVKGQEVMKDDDRITAIGKFLRRSKLDEIPQVLNVLKGEMSLVGPRPERVESLAEYTNEISKRLNMSPGMTGLAQVSGNIYLSLEDRYKFDVYYVEHYSLLLDLKIIIRTVGVVLFGEDKYFDKYIVDINLGPEKKTPTNKEYVSK comes from the coding sequence ATGATAGATAAGACATTTCAAAAATTGATTAAGCGTTTTTGTGATATTGTTGTATCTTTAATAGTTCTTATTCCATTTCTACCAATATGGTTTTTTATTGCAATCATAATTAAGGCTACTTCTTCTGGTCCCGTTTTTTTCTTGCAAGATAGACCAGGGTTAAATAAGGAAATCTTTAAGGTATATAAATTCAGGACTATGAAACCAGGTTCAGAAAAGATGGTGAAAGGTCAAGAAGTAATGAAAGATGATGACCGTATCACAGCTATTGGAAAATTCCTTAGAAGAAGCAAATTAGATGAAATTCCCCAAGTATTAAATGTGTTAAAGGGAGAAATGAGCCTCGTTGGTCCTAGACCTGAAAGAGTGGAATCTCTTGCTGAGTATACGAATGAAATTTCTAAAAGACTTAATATGAGCCCAGGTATGACAGGGTTAGCACAGGTAAGTGGTAATATATATCTTTCTTTAGAAGACCGGTATAAGTTTGATGTTTATTATGTAGAGCATTATAGTTTATTACTTGATCTGAAGATAATCATTAGAACTGTTGGTGTTGTGTTATTTGGTGAAGATAAATATTTCGATAAGTACATAGTTGATATCAATCTAGGTCCTGAAAAGAAAACTCCTACAAATAAGGAGTATGTTTCAAAATGA
- a CDS encoding NAD-dependent epimerase/dehydratase family protein, whose product MKKILITGVNSYIGTSFQGWVSQYPDMYSVDFINIRDDQWKENSFSGYDVIFHTAAIVHVKENDTDKYFKVNRDLTVKLAKKAKEEGVRQFIFMSTMGVYGKESGYITEETTPTPKTFYAKSKYEAEKLLFEMNSKNFCIATLRPPIVYGRGCPGNYSRLANMAIKLPLFPDIDNKRSMIYIDNLTEFIRLLIDFKGRGVFFPQNKEFVNTTELVKLIAAYHGKKIKTSNVINWAVSMGLKQSGTFKKVFGSFIYEQQMPGSQGVFMNGNILDYEVVSFKESIKRTEYYIM is encoded by the coding sequence ATGAAAAAGATACTTATAACAGGAGTTAATAGTTATATAGGTACATCATTTCAAGGATGGGTTTCACAATATCCTGATATGTATTCTGTAGATTTTATTAATATTAGAGATGATCAATGGAAAGAAAATTCTTTCTCTGGGTATGATGTCATTTTTCATACAGCAGCAATTGTACATGTTAAAGAAAACGATACGGATAAGTATTTTAAAGTAAATAGAGATTTAACAGTTAAACTTGCTAAAAAAGCTAAAGAAGAAGGTGTAAGGCAATTTATATTTATGAGTACTATGGGTGTTTATGGTAAAGAAAGTGGCTATATTACTGAAGAAACTACGCCAACTCCAAAGACCTTTTATGCTAAGTCAAAATATGAAGCTGAAAAACTCCTTTTTGAGATGAATTCTAAAAATTTTTGTATAGCAACTCTACGGCCACCGATTGTATATGGAAGAGGATGTCCTGGTAACTATTCCAGACTAGCAAATATGGCAATAAAATTGCCACTTTTTCCTGATATAGATAATAAGCGGAGTATGATATATATCGATAACTTAACAGAATTTATAAGGTTATTAATTGATTTTAAGGGTAGAGGGGTATTCTTTCCCCAAAATAAAGAATTTGTGAATACAACTGAATTGGTAAAGCTTATAGCAGCATATCATGGTAAAAAAATTAAGACCTCAAATGTAATTAACTGGGCAGTTTCAATGGGGCTAAAACAATCAGGGACTTTTAAGAAGGTCTTTGGTTCTTTTATTTATGAACAACAAATGCCTGGGAGTCAAGGTGTTTTTATGAATGGAAATATATTAGATTATGAGGTTGTCTCATTTAAGGAATCAATAAAGAGGACAGAGTATTATATTATGTAA
- a CDS encoding PIG-L deacetylase family protein: MSYLVVVAHPDDEVLGAGASIYKLAQEGHSVNVCILSGEVNARNFRPTTDELNEDVNNSMNKLGVDRVISGNFPNIEFNNAGHLKLVQFIEAAILETNADIVFTHHPADLNNDHLHTSMACQAAVRLFQRRNDVAPLKELLFMEVPSSTEWGLNKAMNQFSPNMFIEVGELSVEKKIEALAQYRGVMRAYPHPRSEEAIKGLAAYRGGQSGMVYAEAFESVFRRGF, from the coding sequence ATGTCATATTTAGTTGTTGTTGCACATCCAGATGATGAGGTTCTAGGGGCGGGCGCCTCAATTTATAAGCTTGCTCAAGAAGGACATTCTGTAAATGTCTGTATATTATCTGGAGAAGTAAATGCCAGGAATTTTCGCCCTACTACAGATGAGCTTAATGAAGATGTGAATAACTCTATGAATAAATTAGGTGTTGATAGAGTTATATCTGGTAATTTTCCGAATATAGAGTTTAACAATGCAGGTCATTTAAAACTTGTTCAGTTTATTGAAGCAGCTATACTTGAAACAAATGCTGATATAGTATTTACTCACCATCCTGCAGACCTTAATAATGACCATCTTCACACTTCTATGGCATGTCAAGCAGCAGTGAGGTTATTCCAAAGAAGAAATGATGTAGCTCCTCTTAAAGAACTACTTTTTATGGAGGTACCATCTTCTACGGAATGGGGCTTAAATAAAGCAATGAATCAGTTTTCACCAAACATGTTTATTGAAGTTGGTGAATTAAGTGTGGAAAAAAAAATAGAAGCTCTCGCCCAATATCGTGGTGTTATGAGAGCTTATCCTCACCCTAGAAGTGAGGAAGCAATCAAAGGACTAGCTGCATACCGTGGTGGACAATCTGGAATGGTTTATGCTGAAGCTTTTGAGAGTGTATTTAGACGTGGATTCTAG